In Lotus japonicus ecotype B-129 chromosome 5, LjGifu_v1.2, one genomic interval encodes:
- the LOC130721176 gene encoding protein S40-4-like, with protein sequence MASRKSYLSKPSYIFAETHFNNQKSPPQEGGVLELDEADLWISWSQSPATEALKKGSPRSGLKRSGARKVVDAGNTGGRPGPGSLPVSIPDWSKILKQDYKEHRKWNSDDEDDDDEDGDEEHLPPHEYLARTRGASLSVHEGIGRTLKGRDLRSVRNAIWKKVGFED encoded by the coding sequence ATGGCGTCAAGGAAGAGCTATCTTTCAAAGCCAAGTTACATTTTTGCAGAGACCCATTTCAACAACCAGAAATCTCCTCCTCAAGAGGGTGGTGTGTTGGAGTTGGATGAAGCTGATTTGTGGATTTCATGGAGCCAGAGCCCTGCAACAGAGGCCTTGAAGAAGGGGTCGCCGCGATCTGGGTTGAAGAGATCAGGGGCAAGGAAGGTTGTGGATGCTGGGAATACCGGAGGGAGACCAGGTCCGGGCTCATTGCCGGTGAGCATACCTGACTGGTCCAAGATCTTGAAGCAGGACTACAAGGAGCACAGAAAGTGGAAcagtgatgatgaagatgatgatgatgaagatggtgatgaaGAACATTTGCCTCCTCATGAGTATTTGGCAAGAACCAGAGGAGCTTCTCTTTCAGTTCATGAAGGGATTGGAAGGACCCTCAAAGGTAGGGATTTGCGCAGTGTTAGGAATGCCATTTGGAAGAAAGTGGGGTTTGAAGATTAA